In the Shewanella sp. OMA3-2 genome, one interval contains:
- a CDS encoding ABC transporter permease subunit, producing the protein MPPIKIYKQDYIATPAGRVWAAFSKNPFALIGLWGVCFLLLLTILAPFIAPYAVNEQNQQILLLPPSWDPLGHVEYFLGTDDLGRDIFSRILHGVQLTFGMSLIIVSCALFLGFLIGSVSGMMRGLKSSILGHLLDALLSIPSLLMAILVVAVIGPGLYNVFWAVGIAMVPQFIRTIHQAVHEELQKEYVTAAKLDGANNLQVFWYVIMPNVWEVLIIQITMAISAAILDIAALGFLNLGAQAPSPEWGSMIAQGLDNLLLAPWTVTIPGVAILFSVLAVNLVGDGLRSAIAPIRN; encoded by the coding sequence ATGCCTCCTATTAAGATTTACAAACAAGACTACATTGCAACCCCTGCTGGTAGGGTATGGGCAGCATTTTCTAAAAATCCATTTGCACTAATTGGATTATGGGGAGTGTGTTTTTTACTTTTACTGACTATTTTAGCGCCTTTTATTGCGCCTTATGCGGTTAATGAACAAAATCAACAAATTTTATTACTACCACCGTCTTGGGACCCATTAGGACACGTAGAATATTTTCTGGGCACTGATGATCTCGGCCGAGATATATTCAGCCGTATTTTACACGGTGTTCAATTAACCTTTGGCATGTCACTCATCATTGTAAGTTGTGCGTTATTTTTGGGGTTTTTAATCGGTTCAGTTTCCGGCATGATGCGAGGATTAAAATCTAGTATTTTAGGGCACTTGCTCGATGCCCTGTTATCTATTCCATCCTTATTAATGGCTATACTCGTGGTAGCAGTCATAGGACCTGGACTTTATAACGTATTCTGGGCTGTTGGGATTGCAATGGTACCGCAATTTATTCGCACGATTCACCAGGCGGTTCATGAAGAATTACAAAAAGAATATGTAACAGCCGCTAAACTTGACGGCGCTAATAACCTGCAAGTTTTTTGGTATGTGATTATGCCTAATGTGTGGGAAGTGCTTATTATTCAGATTACTATGGCAATTTCGGCAGCTATATTAGATATTGCGGCATTAGGCTTTTTAAACCTTGGCGCCCAAGCACCTAGTCCAGAATGGGGGTCTATGATTGCCCAGGGCTTAGATAATTTATTACTGGCCCCTTGGACGGTTACCATTCCTGGCGTGGCCATATTATTCAGCGTACTGGCCGTTAACCTCGTCGGTGACGGATTACGTTCAGCTATTGCACCAATAAGAAACTAA
- a CDS encoding ABC transporter substrate-binding protein: MLSACGQTTLPPGLVYCSEGNPESFNPQLVTSGTTIDATSHQIYSRLVNYDPVIGDIVPGLATEWHISDDGLTYTFVLRSDVLFHQTSRFKPQRAFNADDVLFSFNRIIDSQHPYHSVSRTGYPFFQSIGFNKLIDSIEKIDSHHVVFHLNRKDASFLSNLATDFAVMLSAEYGDMLLKSGEPELIDSQPIGTGPFQLNQYVKNEYIRYNRHPYYWGTAADIEHLVFDITPKSTARITKLITGDCSVSALPKAGELAIVDQHKHIKVDIKPGLNVAFWALNTQKPPLNDIKVRRALAHAIDKQNILDVVYNGIAVEAKGVLPPASWAYSDNINANNYDPTKAKALLNEAGIDKLSIDIWAMPVARVYNPNALKTAELIQADLAKIGVKINIVSYDWSVFTQKLVRDDYDSVLIGWNADNSDPDNFFTPLLSCAALASHNNRSKWCQKDFDHLLTSAQNTTEREERKAFYQAAEAILSDQVPLIPIAHAQKVILKKDTIMSMQVRPYGGIAFAKIVETTPESN, encoded by the coding sequence ATGCTCAGTGCGTGTGGTCAAACAACCCTGCCGCCTGGACTGGTATATTGTAGTGAAGGTAACCCAGAAAGTTTTAATCCTCAACTTGTTACTTCAGGCACAACTATCGATGCGACTTCTCATCAAATATACAGTCGATTAGTAAACTACGACCCAGTTATTGGTGACATAGTGCCGGGATTAGCCACTGAGTGGCACATAAGTGATGACGGCTTAACTTATACGTTTGTGTTGCGCAGTGATGTTTTATTCCATCAAACAAGTCGTTTTAAGCCACAAAGAGCGTTTAATGCCGACGACGTTTTATTTTCGTTTAATCGCATTATTGACTCGCAACACCCTTATCATTCTGTTAGCCGCACCGGCTATCCATTTTTCCAAAGCATTGGTTTTAACAAGCTTATTGATTCAATTGAAAAAATTGATTCCCATCATGTTGTTTTTCACTTGAACCGCAAAGATGCTTCATTTTTATCGAATTTAGCCACCGACTTTGCAGTGATGCTGTCTGCAGAGTATGGCGATATGTTGCTCAAAAGCGGTGAACCTGAACTGATTGATTCCCAGCCCATTGGTACAGGTCCATTTCAGTTAAATCAATATGTTAAAAACGAGTATATTCGCTATAACAGACATCCTTATTACTGGGGTACTGCAGCGGATATCGAGCATTTAGTTTTCGATATCACACCTAAAAGTACCGCGCGTATCACTAAGTTAATTACTGGCGACTGTAGCGTATCAGCCTTGCCTAAAGCTGGGGAGCTAGCGATAGTCGATCAACATAAACACATTAAAGTGGATATTAAACCTGGGCTTAACGTTGCATTTTGGGCTCTTAATACTCAAAAGCCACCTTTAAATGATATTAAAGTGCGACGTGCACTCGCGCACGCTATTGATAAACAAAATATTTTAGACGTGGTATATAATGGCATTGCTGTAGAAGCAAAAGGGGTTTTGCCTCCGGCGTCATGGGCTTATTCTGACAATATTAATGCCAATAACTATGATCCAACAAAAGCTAAGGCACTGTTAAATGAAGCAGGTATTGATAAATTATCAATAGATATTTGGGCTATGCCAGTCGCTCGCGTTTATAACCCTAATGCGCTTAAAACTGCAGAATTAATTCAGGCTGATCTGGCTAAAATAGGTGTCAAAATTAACATCGTTTCATATGACTGGAGTGTATTTACCCAAAAGCTTGTGCGTGATGATTATGATTCGGTGCTGATTGGATGGAACGCAGATAATAGTGATCCTGACAACTTCTTTACTCCTTTACTGAGCTGCGCTGCGTTAGCATCACACAATAATCGTTCAAAATGGTGCCAAAAAGATTTTGACCACTTACTAACCAGTGCTCAAAATACCACTGAACGTGAAGAGCGTAAGGCATTTTACCAAGCCGCAGAAGCCATATTAAGTGACCAAGTGCCGCTTATTCCAATTGCGCATGCTCAAAAGGTTATCTTAAAAAAAGATACTATAATGTCAATGCAAGTAAGACCTTACGGCGGTATCGCCTTTGCCAAAATAGTTGAGACCACCCCAGAGAGTAACTAA
- the pspF gene encoding phage shock protein operon transcriptional activator, translating into MNKQFQQDNLIGQSNALLEVLEHVSKIAPLSKPVLIIGERGTGKELIAERLHYLSGRWDQSFIKLNCSSLSENLLESELFGHESGAFTRAKGKHEGRFERADGGTLFLDELANTSGLIQEKLLRVIEYGEFERVGGSKTVQTDVRLICAANEDLPSLAESGEFRADLLDRLAFDVITLPPLRCRTEDIMDLAEYFAISMARQLKLDYFGGFSPLAVEQLLSYTWPGNIRELKNVVERSVYREGSEGQQIDHIILDPFASPYRPQTRVKTKERQQTFFQPAISNNTDDTYTKPLTAETALTTPDAVTIGHDKVVPILDPISFPIDFKEHTEKQEVALLQLALTESQFNQKKTAENLGLSYHQLRGILKKYNLL; encoded by the coding sequence GTGAATAAGCAATTTCAGCAAGATAACCTTATCGGTCAATCCAATGCGTTACTCGAAGTATTAGAGCATGTATCTAAAATAGCCCCTTTGTCAAAACCTGTGCTTATTATTGGTGAACGTGGCACGGGTAAAGAGTTAATCGCAGAGCGGCTGCATTATCTTTCAGGTAGATGGGATCAGAGTTTTATCAAACTGAATTGCTCTTCTTTAAGTGAGAACTTACTCGAAAGCGAACTTTTTGGTCACGAATCGGGCGCATTTACCAGGGCAAAAGGAAAACATGAGGGCCGTTTTGAGCGCGCAGATGGCGGCACCTTATTTTTAGATGAATTAGCAAATACCTCAGGGCTTATTCAAGAAAAATTATTACGGGTGATTGAATACGGTGAATTCGAACGTGTCGGTGGCAGTAAAACAGTACAAACCGATGTGCGCTTAATCTGTGCCGCCAATGAAGATTTACCTTCATTGGCTGAATCCGGTGAGTTTAGAGCCGACTTATTAGACCGATTAGCATTTGATGTGATCACTCTACCGCCACTGCGTTGCCGTACAGAAGATATTATGGACTTAGCAGAGTACTTTGCCATCAGTATGGCAAGACAACTCAAGCTAGACTATTTTGGCGGTTTTAGCCCTTTAGCTGTTGAACAATTATTAAGCTATACATGGCCTGGTAATATACGAGAACTAAAAAACGTGGTTGAACGTAGCGTATATCGTGAAGGTAGCGAAGGTCAGCAAATAGATCATATCATTCTTGATCCATTTGCGTCTCCTTATCGACCGCAAACGCGTGTTAAAACCAAAGAACGTCAGCAGACATTTTTTCAACCTGCTATCTCGAATAATACTGACGATACTTATACCAAGCCACTTACGGCAGAAACCGCTTTAACAACACCCGATGCTGTGACAATTGGACACGACAAAGTTGTGCCCATATTGGATCCAATCAGCTTCCCCATCGATTTTAAAGAGCACACTGAAAAACAAGAAGTCGCACTGTTGCAGTTAGCTTTAACTGAAAGTCAGTTTAATCAGAAGAAAACAGCTGAAAACTTAGGACTTAGTTATCATCAATTACGCGGCATTCTGAAAAAATACAACTTACTGTGA
- the pspA gene encoding phage shock protein PspA — protein sequence MGIFSRFADIVNSNISAILDKAEDPEKMVRLIIQEMEDTVVEVRSTSAKVLAEKKELLRRISRVQEQVQDWEDKAELAISKDREDLAKAALVEKQKTASLLATLEAELKVVEEHIARLKDEVAQLQEKLTDARARQKTIIMRKQTATSRLEVKKQLDSSKIDDAMMKFEQYERRVEGLEAQVDAYDLGKKSTLDDEFAALKAEDSVNDELAALKAKMKAKNQPKSKV from the coding sequence ATGGGAATTTTCTCTCGCTTTGCTGATATCGTTAATTCAAACATCAGTGCAATACTTGATAAGGCTGAAGATCCAGAAAAAATGGTTCGCCTTATCATCCAGGAAATGGAAGATACAGTCGTAGAAGTGCGTTCTACTTCAGCAAAAGTGTTAGCTGAGAAAAAAGAACTCCTTCGTCGTATCAGCCGAGTGCAAGAGCAAGTACAGGATTGGGAAGATAAAGCTGAATTAGCTATTTCTAAAGATCGTGAAGACTTAGCCAAAGCAGCGTTAGTTGAAAAGCAAAAAACCGCTAGCTTGCTGGCAACGCTTGAAGCGGAATTAAAGGTAGTTGAAGAACACATTGCTCGCTTGAAAGATGAAGTGGCGCAATTACAAGAAAAGCTAACCGATGCGCGCGCTCGTCAAAAGACGATAATCATGCGTAAGCAAACAGCGACTTCTCGTCTAGAAGTTAAAAAGCAACTTGATTCAAGTAAAATTGATGATGCTATGATGAAGTTTGAACAATACGAGCGCCGTGTTGAAGGACTTGAAGCGCAAGTTGACGCTTATGATTTAGGCAAAAAATCGACCTTAGATGATGAGTTCGCCGCGCTTAAAGCTGAAGACTCAGTTAACGATGAGCTGGCAGCATTAAAAGCAAAGATGAAAGCGAAAAACCAACCTAAATCAAAAGTATAA
- the pspB gene encoding envelope stress response membrane protein PspB, which produces MDMDLLIAPIIIFLVIVAPIWLVLHYRSKRQVSQGLTEEEFNQLNDLIAKAEKMGGRIHTLEAILDSESPEWRTKHE; this is translated from the coding sequence ATGGATATGGATCTTCTTATTGCACCAATTATCATCTTTTTGGTTATTGTGGCACCTATCTGGTTGGTTCTTCATTATCGCAGTAAGCGACAAGTGAGCCAGGGGCTCACTGAAGAAGAATTTAACCAACTAAATGATTTAATTGCTAAAGCTGAAAAAATGGGTGGTCGTATTCATACGCTTGAAGCAATTCTTGACAGTGAATCTCCAGAATGGAGGACCAAACATGAGTGA
- the pspC gene encoding envelope stress response membrane protein PspC: MSDSKGRTLYRIPQTGKIAGVCAGIAEYLNSEVWLVRVVAASIFLLGGSGVILVIYIAMWMILDVKPRVQQHQDNHKDIELKKKVWQAGEPAKQALFDVNRQFSTLEARLQKLEQHVTSDTFDLKRQINSL, encoded by the coding sequence ATGAGTGACTCTAAAGGGCGAACCTTATACCGAATTCCCCAAACGGGTAAAATTGCAGGTGTATGTGCGGGGATTGCAGAGTATTTAAATTCTGAAGTATGGTTGGTCAGAGTGGTCGCTGCATCAATATTTTTACTCGGAGGTAGCGGGGTTATCTTAGTTATTTACATCGCAATGTGGATGATTTTAGATGTCAAACCGCGAGTGCAACAACACCAAGACAACCATAAAGACATTGAGCTTAAAAAGAAAGTTTGGCAAGCTGGCGAACCAGCAAAACAGGCATTGTTTGATGTCAATCGACAGTTTTCAACATTGGAAGCTCGATTACAAAAACTTGAACAACATGTTACTTCAGACACCTTTGATTTGAAACGCCAAATCAATAGTCTGTAA
- a CDS encoding YcjX family protein, with product MNLLDRSLNKITQSAQSLLHRSTDRHVRLAVTGLSGAGKTAFITGLVNQLLHAGLNFDKNPLPLWQVARDGRLLAVKRSLQPDLDIASFDYQSAMQALGEQPPLWPPSTRNITELRLAIKYRPEQGVLAKLTDSATLIVDIVDYPGEWLLDLPMLKQDFTAWCLSQQQSVSRLQSSPLYDEYVKQTLALDLSAPADEQALKQIADSYQQLLQDMVHNQGFYFAQPGRMLLPGEYENTPLLTFFPLLSLSPVQHAELSQSDAASTYQVLKKRYQQYVIQVVKPFYKDHFAKFDRQVVLVDCLNGLNHGQSQFNDMGLALNSIMESFQFGQSSLLKRLFSPKIDKVLFAASQVDRVTRSQQSHILSLLTDMLKQSQHFARFEGCEVETMAVSAIKATQHGMINTADGQQEVIKGRDKTGKLITLYPGDVPSHLPDAEFWHQQGFGFPTFAPPYQDFVSENGVNPQNRLYPHIRLDHLLEFLLGDKLA from the coding sequence ATGAATTTATTGGATCGATCGCTCAATAAAATAACTCAGTCAGCCCAATCTTTACTTCATCGCAGTACCGACCGACATGTTCGCTTAGCGGTAACGGGTTTATCTGGTGCTGGTAAAACAGCATTTATTACTGGACTGGTGAATCAGCTGCTACATGCTGGTTTGAACTTCGATAAAAATCCTTTACCTTTATGGCAAGTTGCGCGTGACGGGCGTTTGTTGGCGGTAAAGCGGTCATTACAACCTGATCTTGATATCGCCAGTTTTGATTATCAAAGTGCAATGCAAGCTTTGGGTGAACAGCCTCCGCTTTGGCCGCCATCGACGCGAAATATTACTGAACTGCGTCTAGCGATTAAGTATCGTCCAGAGCAAGGTGTGTTAGCTAAGCTCACTGACTCAGCAACTTTGATTGTTGATATTGTAGATTATCCTGGTGAGTGGCTACTCGACTTACCTATGTTAAAACAAGATTTTACTGCTTGGTGCTTGAGCCAGCAGCAGAGCGTGAGTCGATTACAAAGCTCCCCTCTGTATGATGAATATGTAAAACAGACCCTAGCGCTGGACTTATCTGCCCCAGCAGATGAGCAAGCTTTAAAGCAAATAGCCGATAGCTATCAGCAACTTTTACAAGATATGGTACACAATCAGGGCTTTTATTTTGCCCAGCCAGGCAGAATGTTATTGCCAGGCGAGTACGAAAATACGCCTCTGTTAACATTCTTTCCCTTATTGTCATTATCGCCCGTTCAGCATGCTGAGCTGAGTCAGTCTGATGCCGCCAGCACTTATCAGGTGTTAAAAAAGCGCTACCAGCAATATGTCATTCAGGTAGTTAAACCGTTTTATAAAGATCATTTTGCTAAGTTTGACCGTCAAGTTGTGTTGGTGGATTGCTTAAATGGCCTCAACCATGGCCAAAGCCAATTTAATGATATGGGGTTAGCATTAAATAGTATTATGGAAAGTTTTCAGTTTGGGCAGTCAAGTTTATTAAAACGCTTGTTTTCGCCAAAAATTGATAAGGTGCTTTTTGCTGCTAGTCAGGTGGATCGTGTTACCCGAAGTCAACAAAGTCACATTTTGAGCTTGTTAACTGACATGTTAAAACAAAGCCAGCATTTCGCTCGCTTCGAAGGTTGCGAAGTCGAAACCATGGCGGTTAGTGCAATAAAAGCGACTCAACATGGCATGATTAATACCGCAGATGGCCAACAAGAAGTCATAAAAGGACGGGATAAAACGGGAAAATTAATCACCCTTTACCCTGGTGATGTTCCGAGTCATTTACCCGATGCTGAATTTTGGCATCAACAAGGGTTTGGTTTTCCAACCTTCGCACCACCTTACCAAGATTTTGTATCTGAAAATGGTGTCAATCCGCAGAATCGCCTTTATCCCCATATTCGTTTGGATCATCTATTAGAGTTTTTACTGGGCGATAAACTTGCCTAA
- a CDS encoding TIGR01620 family protein codes for MEQSNKVKQAKIFSEDEVEASIEKQHSASSRAGNNHADNSSTDKPSKPIKPAQSFDEADFIDELSSMSKINADSDEFNQMLPESVLDEVTKEARKPHRWSLLAKLSLLAISLLVIVQTVTGLINAFEQSPYLFSFYSMVLAVVISWVAMISIKEWRKLAALKQVSVDQDTGSRLAESMQIGEAEAYIQTLLQRYPDNNAKRAYLSQVSVEHNDAEKVLLFDDLVLSERDELAKQYVARFAAESALLLAASPLAALDMALILWRNQAMISKIAKVYGIELGYWSRIKLIRSIIVNIIYAGTAEVATDLGTQLLSVELTGKLSARVAQGLGGGLLTARLGYQAMSLCRPIQFNSKNKPKLTKIHQHLLAEIKGLTINALSQSKALKEEGVKQKAQ; via the coding sequence ATGGAACAAAGTAATAAAGTAAAACAAGCTAAAATATTTTCTGAAGATGAAGTTGAAGCGAGCATTGAAAAGCAGCACTCAGCTTCTAGTCGTGCTGGAAATAATCATGCAGACAATAGCAGCACAGACAAACCGTCAAAACCGATTAAGCCGGCACAGTCTTTTGATGAGGCCGATTTTATTGATGAACTGTCATCTATGTCGAAAATTAACGCTGATAGCGATGAATTCAACCAAATGCTGCCAGAGAGCGTACTGGATGAAGTGACAAAAGAAGCGAGAAAACCGCATCGTTGGTCGTTACTGGCAAAGCTATCTTTACTCGCTATTTCACTGTTGGTCATAGTACAAACTGTAACGGGTTTGATTAATGCATTTGAGCAAAGTCCTTATCTATTTAGCTTTTACTCTATGGTACTCGCAGTGGTGATTAGCTGGGTTGCTATGATAAGCATCAAAGAGTGGCGTAAGTTAGCGGCCTTAAAGCAGGTCAGTGTCGATCAAGACACTGGCTCAAGACTCGCTGAGAGTATGCAAATAGGGGAGGCTGAGGCTTACATTCAAACATTACTGCAACGGTATCCTGATAATAACGCCAAGCGTGCGTATTTATCTCAAGTTAGTGTGGAACATAATGATGCCGAAAAAGTGTTATTGTTTGATGATTTAGTACTGAGCGAACGTGATGAGCTTGCAAAACAATATGTTGCTAGATTTGCTGCTGAGTCGGCTTTATTGTTAGCAGCTAGTCCTTTAGCTGCATTAGATATGGCGTTGATATTGTGGCGAAATCAAGCAATGATTTCAAAAATTGCTAAGGTTTATGGTATTGAGCTTGGCTATTGGAGCCGGATTAAACTTATTCGATCGATTATTGTTAATATTATTTATGCGGGTACTGCCGAAGTGGCGACTGACTTAGGCACTCAACTATTGTCTGTTGAGTTAACTGGTAAACTTTCAGCGCGAGTTGCGCAGGGCTTGGGCGGAGGTTTATTAACCGCAAGGTTGGGTTATCAAGCTATGAGTCTATGTCGACCGATCCAGTTTAATTCAAAGAATAAACCTAAGTTAACTAAAATACACCAACACTTATTGGCCGAGATAAAAGGACTAACGATTAATGCATTGAGTCAGTCAAAAGCATTAAAAGAAGAGGGGGTTAAGCAAAAAGCTCAATAA
- a CDS encoding ComEA family DNA-binding protein — protein MKISPFWLATIMAIGLVAVANNAAYAAQEKPTTPTVKAAAESSASMTAKVNLNKADAAQLQTLNGIGEAKAKAIIEYRNKNGKFTDIKQLTQVSGIGEKLLTQNADRLAI, from the coding sequence ATGAAAATATCACCTTTTTGGCTTGCCACTATAATGGCGATAGGACTTGTTGCCGTTGCTAATAACGCAGCTTATGCAGCCCAAGAAAAACCTACAACGCCAACAGTAAAAGCTGCCGCTGAATCTAGCGCCAGTATGACGGCTAAAGTAAACCTCAATAAAGCCGATGCGGCCCAGTTGCAAACCCTAAATGGGATAGGTGAAGCAAAGGCAAAAGCAATCATCGAGTATCGTAATAAAAATGGCAAATTTACGGATATAAAGCAGTTAACTCAGGTTAGCGGTATTGGTGAGAAGTTATTAACTCAAAACGCTGACAGGTTGGCTATTTAA
- a CDS encoding YciK family oxidoreductase, with translation MLEYQAKKDLLNNKTILVTGAGDGIGRVAALTYAAHGATVILLGKTVKKLEKVYDEIVAQGSPNPAIIPLDLSGATEQHYLDMADTIAEQFGRLDGLLHNASHLGALGPFEHIDLTSLEKIMKVNVTAAAIMTKALLPVMRKAKNASIIFTSSAVGRKGRAYWGPYAFSKFATEGMMQVLADECDNTSVRVNSINPGATRTEMRAKAYPAENPQALKTPEDIMPTYVFLMGDDSLNTNGEALNAQ, from the coding sequence ATGTTGGAATATCAAGCTAAAAAAGATTTACTTAATAACAAAACAATATTAGTAACAGGTGCTGGTGATGGTATTGGCCGCGTGGCAGCATTAACCTACGCAGCACATGGTGCAACGGTAATACTACTGGGTAAAACCGTTAAAAAACTTGAAAAAGTATACGATGAAATTGTCGCTCAAGGTTCACCAAATCCTGCAATAATCCCTTTAGATTTAAGCGGCGCAACTGAGCAACATTATCTCGATATGGCTGACACTATTGCTGAGCAATTTGGGCGATTAGATGGCCTGTTACATAACGCTTCACATCTAGGTGCACTTGGACCGTTTGAACATATCGACTTAACATCTTTAGAAAAAATAATGAAAGTCAATGTCACCGCTGCAGCAATTATGACCAAAGCATTATTACCTGTCATGCGAAAGGCTAAAAATGCCTCTATTATTTTTACTTCAAGTGCCGTAGGCCGAAAAGGTCGAGCCTATTGGGGGCCTTACGCATTTTCAAAGTTTGCCACCGAAGGCATGATGCAAGTGCTTGCTGATGAATGTGACAACACCTCTGTACGAGTAAATAGCATTAACCCTGGTGCGACCCGTACTGAAATGCGTGCAAAAGCTTACCCAGCAGAAAATCCACAAGCATTAAAAACACCTGAAGATATTATGCCAACCTATGTGTTTTTAATGGGTGATGATTCACTCAACACCAATGGTGAAGCGTTAAACGCACAATAA